A single Glycine soja cultivar W05 chromosome 14, ASM419377v2, whole genome shotgun sequence DNA region contains:
- the LOC114385304 gene encoding uncharacterized protein LOC114385304 translates to MMHGSLRNANKSRKASSRERKLALQQDVDTLKKKLRHEENIHRALERAFNRPLGALPRLPPYLPPYIPALLAEVAVLEEEIVRLEEQVVHFRQDLYQEAVYMSSSMRKLENSVSAPPNKSNPTMDSPKLDKLKSLTQTTGNSTATSATKPTTTLPDDNRQGKENQSCTNSSKSRKQSSNQTNKTPIKKINNQSLQKKLDHPKRKKEPKVKNQQVADVRNHSPHKNSPEAQSPNIISENILKCLSNIILRMSALKNPGSTCDMPPVWDLKPHNRDEGTEFGDPYGICLEFGKRDIGPYKQLWSIDVKSFNPKRTANTLFLLHRLKLLFRKLASVNLENLNHQEKLAFWINIYNSCMMNAFIENGIPENPQMAVALMRKATINVGGHVLSATTIEHFILRLPYHWRFTFSKGTKNHEMKARSIYGMELSEPLVTFALSSGTWSSPAVRVYTASQVENELEVAKREYLQAAIGFSTSKFAIPKLLDWYLLNFAKDLESLLDWICLQLPSELGKEALKFLEERKTEPLSQFVQIMPYEFSFRYLICT, encoded by the exons ATGATGCATGGAAGCTTGAGAAATGCAAATAAAAGTAGAAAAGCCTCTAGCAGAGAAAGAAAATTGGCTTTGCAGCAAGAT GTGGATACGTTGAAGAAGAAGCTAAGGCATGAAGAGAACATTCATAGAGCATTGGAGAGGGCTTTCAACAGACCTTTGGGAGCTTTGCCTCGTCTTCCGCCTTACCTCCCTCCCTAT ATACCAGCCCTTCTGGCTGAAGTGGCAGTTTTGGAAGAAGAAATTGTAAGACTTGAAGAGCAGGTTGTGCATTTCAGACAGGATTTGTACCAGGAAGCTGTCTACATGTCATCTTCTATGAGGAAATTGGAAAATTCAGTTTCCGCTCCTCCTAACAAGTCAAATCCAACAATGGATAGTCCCAAGTTGGATAAATTGAAGTCTCTTACCCAAACAACTGGTAATTCAACAGCAACATCTGCAACTAAGCCTACCACAACACTCCCTG ATGATAATAGACAAGGGAAAGAGAACCAATCCTGTACTAATTCTTCCAAGAGCAGGAAGCAATCCTCCAACCAAACGAACAAAactccaattaaaaaaattaacaatcaatCACTGCAGAAAAAGTTGGATCATCCAAAAAGGAAG AAAGAACCAAAGGTGAAAAACCAGCAAGTTGCAGATGTAAGAAATCATAGTCCACATAAAAATTCACCAGAAGCTCAGAGTCCAAATataatttcagaaaatattctaaAGTGCTTATCAAACATTATCTTGAGAATGAGTGCCTTAAAGAATCCAGGTTCTACATGTGACATGCCACCCGTGTGGGATCTAAAACCTCACAACCGTGATGAAGGAACAGAGTTTGGGGATCCATATGGCATCTGTTTGGAATTTGGGAAGAGGGATATTGGTCCATACAAGCAATTATGGTCAATTGATGTTAAATCTTTCAATCCAAAACGAACTGCAAATACTTTGTTTTTACTACATCGGTTGAA ACTACTTTTTAGGAAACTAGCCTCGGTCAACTTGGAAAACCTCAACCATCAGGAGAAGCTTGCATTCTGGATCAACATCTACAACTCTTGTATGATGAAT GCATTCATAGAGAATGGCATACCAGAGAATCCTCAAATGGCTGTTGCACTAATGCGGAAG GCAACAATAAATGTTGGTGGGCACGTGCTAAGTGCAACAACCATAGAGCATTTCATTTTAAGACTTCCTTATCACTGGAGATTT ACATTTTCCAAGGgaacaaaaaatcatgaaatgaaAGCAAGAAGCATATATGGAATGGAACTGTCAGAACCCCTAGTGACATTTGCTCTCTCTTCTGGAACTTGGTCCTCTCCTGCT GTGAGAGTTTACACAGCATCCCAGGTTGAGAATGAACTGGAAGTGGCCAAAAGAGAGTACTTACAGGCAGCAATTGGATTTTCAACTTCAAAGTTTGCTATCCCAAAGCTACTGGATTGGTATTTGCTGAACTTTGCAAAAGACTTGGAGTCATTGCTGGATTGGATCTGTCTCCAGTTACCAAGTGAATTGGGGAAAGAAGCCCTTAAATTCCTTGAGGAAAGAAAAACCGAGCCCTTATCACAATTTGTACAAATTATGCCATATGAGTTCAGCTTTAGATACTTGATATGCACATAA
- the LOC114385422 gene encoding uncharacterized protein LOC114385422: protein MEVVVQSPSSPNMDTFDFGGNMGSIFQSVPSSPKGFGNYYLSAPASPSRMSELYTEFEYYSSASPSSFEAGNKIDDDDEDENNNDYSFAFYVNRDQSDKSSRSAEELFDGGKIKPLNESSRATSVAEQKRGRERERSSSSTTTTKLSSSNSGVRRVARSLSPYRKSWEVEQQKEQPRIISKEESSASVLSSSTSSSKGSKRWSLKDFLLFRSASEGRGSSKDALKKYYNKKNSNEEVKGSSSFRSSDSSRSRKGTISAHELHYAMKKAESEDMKKRTFLPYKQGILGRLAGFGI from the coding sequence ATGGAAGTGGTGGTACAAAGTCCTAGTAGTCCAAACATGGATACTTTCGATTTTGGTGGCAACATGGGTTCGATCTTTCAAAGTGTTCCTTCTTCACCAAAAGGGTTTGGTAATTACTACCTAAGCGCACCGGCGAGTCCATCTAGGATGTCTGAATTATACACCGAATTTGAATATTATTCTTCGGCTTCACCCTCTTCATTCGAAGCAGGCAACAAAATTGATGATGACGATGAAGACGAAAACAACAACGATTACAGCTTTGCGTTTTACGTGAATCGCGATCAATCAGACAAGTCGTCTCGCTCCGCCGAAGAGCTCTTCGACGGTGGCAAAATCAAGCCCTTGAACGAGTCATCACGTGCGACTTCTGTTGCTGAACAAaaaagaggcagagaaagagagagaagttcttcttcaacaacaacaacaaagttgTCGTCCTCGAACTCGGGTGTTCGTAGGGTGGCACGATCACTTTCTCCTTATAGAAAATCATGGGAAGTTGAACAACAGAAAGAACAACCTCGGATCATCAGCAAAGAGGAATCAAGTGCGAGTGTCTTGTCCTCGAGCACTTCTTCTTCGAAGGGTTCGAAGAGGTGGTCACTGAAGGACTTTTTGTTGTTCCGTAGTGCCTCCGAAGGGAGAGGTTCAAGCAAGGATGCATTGAAGAAGTACTACAACAAGAAGAATAGTAACGAAGAAGTTAAAGGGTCGTCGAGTTTTAGATCCTCGGATTCGTCGAGGTCAAGAAAGGGAACTATTTCGGCGCATGAGTTGCACTACGCCATGAAGAAAGCAGAGTCCGAGGATATGAAGAAGAGAACCTTCTTGCCTTACAAACAAGGGATTCTGGGAAGGTTGGCTGGTTTTGGAATCTAG
- the LOC114385406 gene encoding mitogen-activated protein kinase kinase kinase 5-like isoform X3: MSLSRKPLSPSPSTPAKQIDAGDLAPAPRLTRQRKLRHLTHQDIGFFHSDESSFLPGLPEFRSHAGSDHRSFSALPQPLPLPEAPLTRRAKSISSSSVNRRRLSSSLEQHGFAISRSTVYQEAVARTKPTLNLDKSCLDSTLANANYNLREHTPAASFLTGNSSWKNRRAVSHDDDSEGNSHLKYGVAAKPKSAPTSVLTSPDTSPCRSSNVDFFDPTANFSLEVNDKSKMLSAKTVHSPDQFSIHCPLSLTRYFNPKIEEGSQNHKFLSRVCPENNLLDSHPLPLPPRASSPEQLSVVLHQSSTMNQSSIMHHATENLPSVKGRWQKGKLIGRGTFGSVFHATNIETGASCAMKEVNLIHDDPTSAECIKQLEQEIKILRQLHHPNIVQYYGSETVGDHLYIYMEYVYPGSISKFMREHCGAMTESVVCNFTRHILSGLAYLHSNKTIHRDIKGANLLVNESGTVKLADFGLAKILMGNSYDLSFKGSPYWMAPEVVKGSIKNESNPDVVMAIDIWSLGCTILEMLTGKPPWSEVEGPSAMFKVLQESPPIPETLSSVGKDFLQQCFQRDPADRPSAATLLKHAFVQNLHDQHVLVHSQSYPRGDLGPGRYFRTKQC, from the exons ATGTCTCTTTCTCGCAAACCACTTTCTCCGTCGCCCTCGACCCCAGCCAAGCAAATCGACGCCGGTGATTTAGCTCCGGCACCGCGGTTGACCAGGCAGAGGAAGCTCCGGCACCTCACTCACCAAGACATTGGCTTCTTCCATTCCGACGAGTCTTCGTTTCTTCCCGGTTTGCCGGAGTTTCGCTCCCACGCCGGTTCCGACCACCGGTCTTTCTCTGCTCTGCCGCAACCGCTGCCGCTTCCCGAAGCGCCGTTGACCCGTCGAGCAAAATCAATCAGCTCCAGTTCCGTAAATCGTCGTCGCCTTTCATCTTCGTTAGAACAACATGGCTTTGCTATTTCGAG GAGCACAGTGTATCAAGAAGCAGTGGCACGTACAAAACCTACACTTAATTTGGATAAATCCTGCTTGGATTCTACTCTTGCAAATGCAAATTACAATCTGAGAGAGCATACTCCCGCAGCAAGTTTCTTGACAG GCAATAGTTCATGGAAAAACCGCAGAGCAGTGTctcatgatgatgattctgaaggtAATTCCCACTTGAAGTATGGTGTTGCTGCCAAGCCCAAGAGTGCCCCAACAAGTGTACTCACTAGTCCTGATACTAGTCCATGTAGATCAAGCAATGTAGATTTCTTTGATCCTACCGCCAACTTCTCTTTGGAAGTTAATGACAAATCAAAAATGTTATCAGCTAAAACTGTTCATAGTCCAGACCAATTTTCTATTCATTGCCCTCTAAGCCTCACTCGTTACTTCAATCCTAAGATTGAGGAAGGATCTCAAAACCATAAATTTTTGTCCAGGGTGTGCCCTGAAAATAACCTTCTTGATTCACATCCCTTACCCCTTCCTCCTAGAGCTTCATCACCAGAACAATTATCTGTTGTGCTGCATCAATCAAGTACCATGAACCAATCAAGTATCATGCATCACGCTACTGAAAATCTGCCTTCAGTGAAAGGTCGATGGCAGAAAGGAAAACTTATTGGACGTGGTACCTTTGGAAGTGTTTTTCATGCAACCAACAT AGAAACTGGAGCCTCGTGTGCAATGAAAGAGGTCAATTTAATTCATGATGATCCTACATCTGCCGAGTGCATTAAACAGCTGGAACAG GAAATCAAAATTCTCCGTCAACTACACCATCCCAACATTGTGCAGTATTATGGAAGTGAAACA GTTGGCGATCATTTGTACATATATATGGAGTATGTCTACCCGGGATCAATCAGTAAATTTATGCGTGAACATTGTGGAGCTATGACAGAATCTGTGGTTTGCAATTTTACAAGGCATATTCTCTCGGGATTAGCTTACTTACATAGTAACAAAACCATCCACAG AGATATCAAAGGTGCAAACTTGCTGGTCAATGAATCAGGCACTGTCAAGCTTGCAGATTTTGGGCTGGCGAAAATA CTAATGGGGAATTCATATGATCTTTCTTTTAAGGGTAGTCCTTATTGGATGGCTCCAGAG GTCGTGAAAGGTTCCATAAAGAACGAATCCAATCCTGATGTTGTCATGGCCATTGATATATGGAGTTTAGGGTGCACCATTCTAGAAATGTTGACAGGGAAACCTCCTTGGAGTGAAGTTGAAGGG CCTTCAGCCATGTTCAAGGTACTACAAGAGTCTCCGCCTATACCCGAAACTTTATCTTCAGTGGGAAAGGATTTCCTCCAGCAGTGTTTCCAAAGGGACCCTGCAGATCGACCATCTGCAGCAACGCTTCTTAAGCATGCCTTTGTGCAGAATTTGCATGATCAACATGTTCTAGTTCATTCACAATCCTATCCAAGAGGAGACCTAGGACCAGGA CGATACTTCCGAACAAAGCAATGCTAA
- the LOC114384603 gene encoding uncharacterized protein LOC114384603: MESSNVKNKSSGKRKMSSEDTRSYFAWNLEMEHVLADVLRDQRNLGNKGDGNWKAVAYSTAAQILSKRFGVHLMADNVKNRFKLWRTWYGIVSDILSQSGFDWDSTKYMIIVENEIAWNEYVKSHEEAK; the protein is encoded by the exons ATGGAATCAAGCAATGTGAAGAACAAGTCAAGTGGAAAAAGAAAGATGTCTAGTGAGGACACAAGAAGTTACTTCGCATGGAACTTGGAAATGGAGCATGTGCTAGCTGATGTGCTTAGAGATCAAAGAAATTTGGGCAATAAAGGTGATGGAAATTGGAAAGCAGTAGCATATAGTACTGCAGCTCAAATTTTGTCCAAGCGTTTTGGAGTTCACCTCATGGCAGATAATGTTAAGAATCGTTTTAAGCTTTGGAGAACATGGTATGGAATTGTGAGTGACATTCTTAGTCAAAGTGGATTTGACTGGGATAGCACAAAGTACATGATTATcgttgaaaatgaaattgcatggAATGAATATGTTAAG tcaCATGAAGAGGCCAAATGA
- the LOC114385406 gene encoding mitogen-activated protein kinase kinase kinase 5-like isoform X2, producing MSLSRKPLSPSPSTPAKQIDAGDLAPAPRLTRQRKLRHLTHQDIGFFHSDESSFLPGLPEFRSHAGSDHRSFSALPQPLPLPEAPLTRRAKSISSSSVNRRRLSSSLEQHGFAISRSTVYQEAVARTKPTLNLDKSCLDSTLANANYNLREHTPAASFLTGNSSWKNRRAVSHDDDSEGNSHLKYGVAAKPKSAPTSVLTSPDTSPCRSSNVDFFDPTANFSLEVNDKSKMLSAKTVHSPDQFSIHCPLSLTRYFNPKIEEGSQNHKFLSRVCPENNLLDSHPLPLPPRASSPEQLSVVLHQSSTMNQSSIMHHATENLPSVKGRWQKGKLIGRGTFGSVFHATNIETGASCAMKEVNLIHDDPTSAECIKQLEQEIKILRQLHHPNIVQYYGSETVGDHLYIYMEYVYPGSISKFMREHCGAMTESVVCNFTRHILSGLAYLHSNKTIHRDIKGANLLVNESGTVKLADFGLAKIPSAMFKVLQESPPIPETLSSVGKDFLQQCFQRDPADRPSAATLLKHAFVQNLHDQHVLVHSQSYPRGDLGPGGNSASPRDTTKNRRGIMQASISTRIFNNIQKLIGDTSEQSNAKESNHIIPYLHSHVPEVKILQSPLESGTLNFMSVANSKNISSVMRMITNF from the exons ATGTCTCTTTCTCGCAAACCACTTTCTCCGTCGCCCTCGACCCCAGCCAAGCAAATCGACGCCGGTGATTTAGCTCCGGCACCGCGGTTGACCAGGCAGAGGAAGCTCCGGCACCTCACTCACCAAGACATTGGCTTCTTCCATTCCGACGAGTCTTCGTTTCTTCCCGGTTTGCCGGAGTTTCGCTCCCACGCCGGTTCCGACCACCGGTCTTTCTCTGCTCTGCCGCAACCGCTGCCGCTTCCCGAAGCGCCGTTGACCCGTCGAGCAAAATCAATCAGCTCCAGTTCCGTAAATCGTCGTCGCCTTTCATCTTCGTTAGAACAACATGGCTTTGCTATTTCGAG GAGCACAGTGTATCAAGAAGCAGTGGCACGTACAAAACCTACACTTAATTTGGATAAATCCTGCTTGGATTCTACTCTTGCAAATGCAAATTACAATCTGAGAGAGCATACTCCCGCAGCAAGTTTCTTGACAG GCAATAGTTCATGGAAAAACCGCAGAGCAGTGTctcatgatgatgattctgaaggtAATTCCCACTTGAAGTATGGTGTTGCTGCCAAGCCCAAGAGTGCCCCAACAAGTGTACTCACTAGTCCTGATACTAGTCCATGTAGATCAAGCAATGTAGATTTCTTTGATCCTACCGCCAACTTCTCTTTGGAAGTTAATGACAAATCAAAAATGTTATCAGCTAAAACTGTTCATAGTCCAGACCAATTTTCTATTCATTGCCCTCTAAGCCTCACTCGTTACTTCAATCCTAAGATTGAGGAAGGATCTCAAAACCATAAATTTTTGTCCAGGGTGTGCCCTGAAAATAACCTTCTTGATTCACATCCCTTACCCCTTCCTCCTAGAGCTTCATCACCAGAACAATTATCTGTTGTGCTGCATCAATCAAGTACCATGAACCAATCAAGTATCATGCATCACGCTACTGAAAATCTGCCTTCAGTGAAAGGTCGATGGCAGAAAGGAAAACTTATTGGACGTGGTACCTTTGGAAGTGTTTTTCATGCAACCAACAT AGAAACTGGAGCCTCGTGTGCAATGAAAGAGGTCAATTTAATTCATGATGATCCTACATCTGCCGAGTGCATTAAACAGCTGGAACAG GAAATCAAAATTCTCCGTCAACTACACCATCCCAACATTGTGCAGTATTATGGAAGTGAAACA GTTGGCGATCATTTGTACATATATATGGAGTATGTCTACCCGGGATCAATCAGTAAATTTATGCGTGAACATTGTGGAGCTATGACAGAATCTGTGGTTTGCAATTTTACAAGGCATATTCTCTCGGGATTAGCTTACTTACATAGTAACAAAACCATCCACAG AGATATCAAAGGTGCAAACTTGCTGGTCAATGAATCAGGCACTGTCAAGCTTGCAGATTTTGGGCTGGCGAAAATA CCTTCAGCCATGTTCAAGGTACTACAAGAGTCTCCGCCTATACCCGAAACTTTATCTTCAGTGGGAAAGGATTTCCTCCAGCAGTGTTTCCAAAGGGACCCTGCAGATCGACCATCTGCAGCAACGCTTCTTAAGCATGCCTTTGTGCAGAATTTGCATGATCAACATGTTCTAGTTCATTCACAATCCTATCCAAGAGGAGACCTAGGACCAGGA GGTAATTCAGCTAGTCCTAGAGACACTACCAAAAATAGACGTGGCATAATGCAAGCCTCCATTAGCACACGGATTTTTAACAATATTCAGAAATTAATCGG CGATACTTCCGAACAAAGCAATGCTAAGGAGTCTAATCATATTATACCTTATCTTCACTCTCATGTTCCAGAAGTGAAAATTCTTCAATCTCCATTGGAATCTGGTACCCTCAATTTCATGTCTGTTGCAAATTCCAAAAACATTTCCTCCGTCATGAGAATGATCACGAACTTCTGA
- the LOC114385406 gene encoding mitogen-activated protein kinase kinase kinase 5-like isoform X4 yields MLCHLLIHCNDFLPPKIIRSTVYQEAVARTKPTLNLDKSCLDSTLANANYNLREHTPAASFLTGNSSWKNRRAVSHDDDSEGNSHLKYGVAAKPKSAPTSVLTSPDTSPCRSSNVDFFDPTANFSLEVNDKSKMLSAKTVHSPDQFSIHCPLSLTRYFNPKIEEGSQNHKFLSRVCPENNLLDSHPLPLPPRASSPEQLSVVLHQSSTMNQSSIMHHATENLPSVKGRWQKGKLIGRGTFGSVFHATNIETGASCAMKEVNLIHDDPTSAECIKQLEQEIKILRQLHHPNIVQYYGSETVGDHLYIYMEYVYPGSISKFMREHCGAMTESVVCNFTRHILSGLAYLHSNKTIHRDIKGANLLVNESGTVKLADFGLAKILMGNSYDLSFKGSPYWMAPEVVKGSIKNESNPDVVMAIDIWSLGCTILEMLTGKPPWSEVEGPSAMFKVLQESPPIPETLSSVGKDFLQQCFQRDPADRPSAATLLKHAFVQNLHDQHVLVHSQSYPRGDLGPGGNSASPRDTTKNRRGIMQASISTRIFNNIQKLIGDTSEQSNAKESNHIIPYLHSHVPEVKILQSPLESGTLNFMSVANSKNISSVMRMITNF; encoded by the exons ATGTTATGCCACTTGTTGATTCATTGCAATGACTTTCTCCCGCCCAAAATTATCAGGAGCACAGTGTATCAAGAAGCAGTGGCACGTACAAAACCTACACTTAATTTGGATAAATCCTGCTTGGATTCTACTCTTGCAAATGCAAATTACAATCTGAGAGAGCATACTCCCGCAGCAAGTTTCTTGACAG GCAATAGTTCATGGAAAAACCGCAGAGCAGTGTctcatgatgatgattctgaaggtAATTCCCACTTGAAGTATGGTGTTGCTGCCAAGCCCAAGAGTGCCCCAACAAGTGTACTCACTAGTCCTGATACTAGTCCATGTAGATCAAGCAATGTAGATTTCTTTGATCCTACCGCCAACTTCTCTTTGGAAGTTAATGACAAATCAAAAATGTTATCAGCTAAAACTGTTCATAGTCCAGACCAATTTTCTATTCATTGCCCTCTAAGCCTCACTCGTTACTTCAATCCTAAGATTGAGGAAGGATCTCAAAACCATAAATTTTTGTCCAGGGTGTGCCCTGAAAATAACCTTCTTGATTCACATCCCTTACCCCTTCCTCCTAGAGCTTCATCACCAGAACAATTATCTGTTGTGCTGCATCAATCAAGTACCATGAACCAATCAAGTATCATGCATCACGCTACTGAAAATCTGCCTTCAGTGAAAGGTCGATGGCAGAAAGGAAAACTTATTGGACGTGGTACCTTTGGAAGTGTTTTTCATGCAACCAACAT AGAAACTGGAGCCTCGTGTGCAATGAAAGAGGTCAATTTAATTCATGATGATCCTACATCTGCCGAGTGCATTAAACAGCTGGAACAG GAAATCAAAATTCTCCGTCAACTACACCATCCCAACATTGTGCAGTATTATGGAAGTGAAACA GTTGGCGATCATTTGTACATATATATGGAGTATGTCTACCCGGGATCAATCAGTAAATTTATGCGTGAACATTGTGGAGCTATGACAGAATCTGTGGTTTGCAATTTTACAAGGCATATTCTCTCGGGATTAGCTTACTTACATAGTAACAAAACCATCCACAG AGATATCAAAGGTGCAAACTTGCTGGTCAATGAATCAGGCACTGTCAAGCTTGCAGATTTTGGGCTGGCGAAAATA CTAATGGGGAATTCATATGATCTTTCTTTTAAGGGTAGTCCTTATTGGATGGCTCCAGAG GTCGTGAAAGGTTCCATAAAGAACGAATCCAATCCTGATGTTGTCATGGCCATTGATATATGGAGTTTAGGGTGCACCATTCTAGAAATGTTGACAGGGAAACCTCCTTGGAGTGAAGTTGAAGGG CCTTCAGCCATGTTCAAGGTACTACAAGAGTCTCCGCCTATACCCGAAACTTTATCTTCAGTGGGAAAGGATTTCCTCCAGCAGTGTTTCCAAAGGGACCCTGCAGATCGACCATCTGCAGCAACGCTTCTTAAGCATGCCTTTGTGCAGAATTTGCATGATCAACATGTTCTAGTTCATTCACAATCCTATCCAAGAGGAGACCTAGGACCAGGA GGTAATTCAGCTAGTCCTAGAGACACTACCAAAAATAGACGTGGCATAATGCAAGCCTCCATTAGCACACGGATTTTTAACAATATTCAGAAATTAATCGG CGATACTTCCGAACAAAGCAATGCTAAGGAGTCTAATCATATTATACCTTATCTTCACTCTCATGTTCCAGAAGTGAAAATTCTTCAATCTCCATTGGAATCTGGTACCCTCAATTTCATGTCTGTTGCAAATTCCAAAAACATTTCCTCCGTCATGAGAATGATCACGAACTTCTGA
- the LOC114385406 gene encoding mitogen-activated protein kinase kinase kinase 5-like isoform X1, giving the protein MSLSRKPLSPSPSTPAKQIDAGDLAPAPRLTRQRKLRHLTHQDIGFFHSDESSFLPGLPEFRSHAGSDHRSFSALPQPLPLPEAPLTRRAKSISSSSVNRRRLSSSLEQHGFAISRSTVYQEAVARTKPTLNLDKSCLDSTLANANYNLREHTPAASFLTGNSSWKNRRAVSHDDDSEGNSHLKYGVAAKPKSAPTSVLTSPDTSPCRSSNVDFFDPTANFSLEVNDKSKMLSAKTVHSPDQFSIHCPLSLTRYFNPKIEEGSQNHKFLSRVCPENNLLDSHPLPLPPRASSPEQLSVVLHQSSTMNQSSIMHHATENLPSVKGRWQKGKLIGRGTFGSVFHATNIETGASCAMKEVNLIHDDPTSAECIKQLEQEIKILRQLHHPNIVQYYGSETVGDHLYIYMEYVYPGSISKFMREHCGAMTESVVCNFTRHILSGLAYLHSNKTIHRDIKGANLLVNESGTVKLADFGLAKILMGNSYDLSFKGSPYWMAPEVVKGSIKNESNPDVVMAIDIWSLGCTILEMLTGKPPWSEVEGPSAMFKVLQESPPIPETLSSVGKDFLQQCFQRDPADRPSAATLLKHAFVQNLHDQHVLVHSQSYPRGDLGPGGNSASPRDTTKNRRGIMQASISTRIFNNIQKLIGDTSEQSNAKESNHIIPYLHSHVPEVKILQSPLESGTLNFMSVANSKNISSVMRMITNF; this is encoded by the exons ATGTCTCTTTCTCGCAAACCACTTTCTCCGTCGCCCTCGACCCCAGCCAAGCAAATCGACGCCGGTGATTTAGCTCCGGCACCGCGGTTGACCAGGCAGAGGAAGCTCCGGCACCTCACTCACCAAGACATTGGCTTCTTCCATTCCGACGAGTCTTCGTTTCTTCCCGGTTTGCCGGAGTTTCGCTCCCACGCCGGTTCCGACCACCGGTCTTTCTCTGCTCTGCCGCAACCGCTGCCGCTTCCCGAAGCGCCGTTGACCCGTCGAGCAAAATCAATCAGCTCCAGTTCCGTAAATCGTCGTCGCCTTTCATCTTCGTTAGAACAACATGGCTTTGCTATTTCGAG GAGCACAGTGTATCAAGAAGCAGTGGCACGTACAAAACCTACACTTAATTTGGATAAATCCTGCTTGGATTCTACTCTTGCAAATGCAAATTACAATCTGAGAGAGCATACTCCCGCAGCAAGTTTCTTGACAG GCAATAGTTCATGGAAAAACCGCAGAGCAGTGTctcatgatgatgattctgaaggtAATTCCCACTTGAAGTATGGTGTTGCTGCCAAGCCCAAGAGTGCCCCAACAAGTGTACTCACTAGTCCTGATACTAGTCCATGTAGATCAAGCAATGTAGATTTCTTTGATCCTACCGCCAACTTCTCTTTGGAAGTTAATGACAAATCAAAAATGTTATCAGCTAAAACTGTTCATAGTCCAGACCAATTTTCTATTCATTGCCCTCTAAGCCTCACTCGTTACTTCAATCCTAAGATTGAGGAAGGATCTCAAAACCATAAATTTTTGTCCAGGGTGTGCCCTGAAAATAACCTTCTTGATTCACATCCCTTACCCCTTCCTCCTAGAGCTTCATCACCAGAACAATTATCTGTTGTGCTGCATCAATCAAGTACCATGAACCAATCAAGTATCATGCATCACGCTACTGAAAATCTGCCTTCAGTGAAAGGTCGATGGCAGAAAGGAAAACTTATTGGACGTGGTACCTTTGGAAGTGTTTTTCATGCAACCAACAT AGAAACTGGAGCCTCGTGTGCAATGAAAGAGGTCAATTTAATTCATGATGATCCTACATCTGCCGAGTGCATTAAACAGCTGGAACAG GAAATCAAAATTCTCCGTCAACTACACCATCCCAACATTGTGCAGTATTATGGAAGTGAAACA GTTGGCGATCATTTGTACATATATATGGAGTATGTCTACCCGGGATCAATCAGTAAATTTATGCGTGAACATTGTGGAGCTATGACAGAATCTGTGGTTTGCAATTTTACAAGGCATATTCTCTCGGGATTAGCTTACTTACATAGTAACAAAACCATCCACAG AGATATCAAAGGTGCAAACTTGCTGGTCAATGAATCAGGCACTGTCAAGCTTGCAGATTTTGGGCTGGCGAAAATA CTAATGGGGAATTCATATGATCTTTCTTTTAAGGGTAGTCCTTATTGGATGGCTCCAGAG GTCGTGAAAGGTTCCATAAAGAACGAATCCAATCCTGATGTTGTCATGGCCATTGATATATGGAGTTTAGGGTGCACCATTCTAGAAATGTTGACAGGGAAACCTCCTTGGAGTGAAGTTGAAGGG CCTTCAGCCATGTTCAAGGTACTACAAGAGTCTCCGCCTATACCCGAAACTTTATCTTCAGTGGGAAAGGATTTCCTCCAGCAGTGTTTCCAAAGGGACCCTGCAGATCGACCATCTGCAGCAACGCTTCTTAAGCATGCCTTTGTGCAGAATTTGCATGATCAACATGTTCTAGTTCATTCACAATCCTATCCAAGAGGAGACCTAGGACCAGGA GGTAATTCAGCTAGTCCTAGAGACACTACCAAAAATAGACGTGGCATAATGCAAGCCTCCATTAGCACACGGATTTTTAACAATATTCAGAAATTAATCGG CGATACTTCCGAACAAAGCAATGCTAAGGAGTCTAATCATATTATACCTTATCTTCACTCTCATGTTCCAGAAGTGAAAATTCTTCAATCTCCATTGGAATCTGGTACCCTCAATTTCATGTCTGTTGCAAATTCCAAAAACATTTCCTCCGTCATGAGAATGATCACGAACTTCTGA